The Flavobacteriales bacterium TMED191 DNA window TCTCCAGCACTAAATTGACCAAGTTGTTGACCTAATTCATTTGTCTCAGTAAACAGACCGTAATCAATGAATTTAAAAGAAGAGATAAATTTATAGTCTTCAATTTTAAAACAATAGCTAACATCTCCATATGAAATATCTGAATAGTAATTTGTAAAATTTATACTTAGATTATTGATCATTAATTCATTTATTAAAGCTGGATTATAGACACCATTATTTATATCATCGTCTGAAACTGAGGTTAAATAACCACCAAGCGCAGTAGACCTTGGAGATGTGTTAAGTTCTAAGTATGAAAATGAATTACCCCCTCCCAACTGTGCTAATAAAGGGTGAGAGAAAAATAAAAAAAAAATTAAAATTTTTTTCATGAAATATTTTTTTAAAACATGTAATTATTTTTTTAATAAAACATAATCTAGCACCTGATCCATTGAATCAACATAATGAAACTTTAAACCCCTAATATATGATGCATTAATTTCTTTAATATCTTTTTTGTTGTCTTTACATAAAACAATATGCTTAATACTGGCTCTATGAGCTGCCAATATTTTTTCTTTTATACCTCCAACTGGCAACACCTTACCTCTAAGTGTTATCTCGCCTGTTAAAGCTAACGACTTTTTTATCCCTCTATTAGTAATCAAAGAAGTCAATGCGCTTAGTATTGTAATTCCAGCTGATGGCCCATCTTTAGGAATAGCTCCCTCAGGGACGTGAATATGAAAATCACTATTCTTAAATATACCACTTTCAATATTGTATCTTGAATTATTTTTCTTTAAGTACTCAAGTGCTAGAATTGCAGATTCTTTCATTACTTTACCTAAATTTCCAGTAATGGTTAACTTACCCTTTCCTTCGCATGAACTTGATTCAATAAATAAAATATCTCCACCAACAGGAGTCCATGCTAAACCAATTGCAACACCAACAAATTGACTATTATCATAAACTTCTTTATTGTATTTTTTAATACCCAGGATTTTTTCTATATCATCAACTTCTAATTTACTTTTAACTTTAATGGACATAGCAATTTTAGTCGCTATACTCCTAGAAATTTTAGCTAATATTTTATCTAAACCTCTAACACCAGATTCTCTAGTATATGAGTCAATAATATATTCTAGTAAAGATTTATTAAGTTCTATATTATCTCTTACTCCATGTTCTTGTAATGATTTTGGAAATAGATGATTTTTTGCAATATGAACCTTTTCTTTAATATTATATCCAGAAATATTAATCATCTCCATCCTGTCTCTTAAAGCAGGCTGAATAGATGATATATCATTTGCAGTTGCGATAAAAAGAACTTTTGAGAGATCAAAGCCAATCTCTAAATAATTATCATAGAATTCTTTATTTTGTTCAGGATCTAAAACTTCTAACATAGCCGAAGAAGGGTCGCCAAAACTATCTCGTGAAAGCTTATCAATTTCGTCTAAAACAAAAACAGGATTAGCAGAACCACATTTTCTTAGTGACTGAATAATTCTTCCAGGCATGGCTCCAATATATGTTTTTCTATGCCCTCTTATCTCAGACTGATCTCTCATTCCACCTAAAGATACACGAATATACTTTCTTTTTAATGCCTCTGCAATCGATCTTCCTAGCGATGTCTTACCTACACCTGGAGGACCATGTAAACATATAATAGGGGCTCGCATATCTCCTTTTAATTTTAAAACAGCTAAATGTTCAATAATTCTTTCTTTAATTTTTTCTAAACCATAATGATCTTTTTCTAGGATTTTTTTAACTCTTTTAAGATTAAAATTGTCCTTAGTGTATTCATCCCAAGGAAGATCCAGTAATGTTTCTACAAAATTTCGTTGCACACCGTACTCAGCAGCTTGAGGATTCATACGTTGTAATTTTGATATTTCTTTTTCAAAATGATTGGCCACATCTTTATTCCAACTTTTGTCCATAGCAGTTTTTCGCATATTTTCAATTTCCTCTTGAAACACATTCCCACCCAATTCTTCCTGAATCGTTTTCAATTGTTGATTTAAAAGATACTCACGCTGTTGGTCATCAAGTTCTGACTTAACTTTGGATTGAATTTCATTTTTCATTTCAAGCATTCGTAGTTCTTTATTCAAATGCTTTAAAACCATTTTTGTTCTATCAAATAATTTTGGTTCATTTAACATTTTTTGTTTTTCCGACACTTTTAAATTCATGTTTGATGAAACAAAATTTACCAAAAAGGAATCGCTCTCAATATTGTTAATAGCAAAACTAGCATCAGACGGAATATTGGGAGATTCTTTTATTATTTTTAAAGCCACATCTCTTAGAGAACCTACTAGAGCTTTGAAATTTTGATTTGTTCTTCGAGGTTTTATTTCAAGAAAACGCTGAATTTCTGCTTTAAAGTATGGAGAAGATTGTACAATCTCAACAACTGAAAATCTTTTTTGGCCTTGAATAATCACAGTTAGATTTCCGTCAGGCATTTTAAATAATCTNAAGATTTTTGCAACGGTACCAATANGATTTAAATCTTTTGCCTCCGGGGCTTCAATATCAGGGTTAATTTGAGCTAAAACACCAATTACTTGTTTTTTTTTATAGGCATTGTTAATCAATTCAATAGATTTATCTCTGCTGACAGTAATTGGAATTACAACACCAGGGAATAACACGGCGTTTCTTAAGGGTAGAATAGCAATATTCTTAGGAACTTTGATAGAGTTGAGTCTTTTTTCATCATCAGTAGACATTAAAGGTATTAGGTCTGTAAAGTCATCAGAATCTGATAAAGATAAATTTTGCAAAATTGATTTATTCATATTTTAATATAATTATATAATTAAAAAAAATCTACTAATATTGTACCAAAGAATATTACATGAAAAGAATATCAATAATTTTCTACATTTCATATACAAACTTCAACATACTAATATATTCCTTCGTTAATTTATGATTTCTTCTTGACATAACCTTTTCTGCAACATTGATTGCCTTTTTAAAATCATATTTTTTAAAACCCTGACTCCCCCCCCAAGAAAAAGAATTTATAAAATTCCTATGAAAACCTACACCAAAAATATTACAATTAACACCAACAGTTGTTCCAGTATTAAAAGAAGTATTAATCGCACACTTAGTATGATCTCCCATAAACAAACCTAAAAACTGCTGACCAGAGTCTTCAAATTTGTTAAGATGATAATTCCACATTTTTATACTACCATAATCATTTTTTAAATTTGAAGTACTAGTACCCGCACCAATATTACACCATTCTCCTATTATTGAATTTCCTAAAAAACCATCATGAGCTTTATTAGAATAACCTAAAAAAATACTACTTGAAACTTCACCTCCAACTTTACAATAGGGTCCAATAACAGTAGGCCCATATATTTTAGCTCCCATTTTAATGGTAGCTCCCTCACATATGTGTACTGGGCCCTTAATCATTACACCTGGCATAATGGTTACATTTTTTTCAATATAAATTGGTCCATCCTTATCATCAAATAAGATGTTTTTTGAACAATCAATATTGCTTT harbors:
- the lon gene encoding endopeptidase La, whose amino-acid sequence is MNKSILQNLSLSDSDDFTDLIPLMSTDDEKRLNSIKVPKNIAILPLRNAVLFPGVVIPITVSRDKSIELINNAYKKKQVIGVLAQINPDIEAPEAKDLNXIGTVAKIXRLFKMPDGNLTVIIQGQKRFSVVEIVQSSPYFKAEIQRFLEIKPRRTNQNFKALVGSLRDVALKIIKESPNIPSDASFAINNIESDSFLVNFVSSNMNLKVSEKQKMLNEPKLFDRTKMVLKHLNKELRMLEMKNEIQSKVKSELDDQQREYLLNQQLKTIQEELGGNVFQEEIENMRKTAMDKSWNKDVANHFEKEISKLQRMNPQAAEYGVQRNFVETLLDLPWDEYTKDNFNLKRVKKILEKDHYGLEKIKERIIEHLAVLKLKGDMRAPIICLHGPPGVGKTSLGRSIAEALKRKYIRVSLGGMRDQSEIRGHRKTYIGAMPGRIIQSLRKCGSANPVFVLDEIDKLSRDSFGDPSSAMLEVLDPEQNKEFYDNYLEIGFDLSKVLFIATANDISSIQPALRDRMEMINISGYNIKEKVHIAKNHLFPKSLQEHGVRDNIELNKSLLEYIIDSYTRESGVRGLDKILAKISRSIATKIAMSIKVKSKLEVDDIEKILGIKKYNKEVYDNSQFVGVAIGLAWTPVGGDILFIESSSCEGKGKLTITGNLGKVMKESAILALEYLKKNNSRYNIESGIFKNSDFHIHVPEGAIPKDGPSAGITILSALTSLITNRGIKKSLALTGEITLRGKVLPVGGIKEKILAAHRASIKHIVLCKDNKKDIKEINASYIRGLKFHYVDSMDQVLDYVLLKK
- a CDS encoding glucose-1-phosphate thymidylyltransferase, which gives rise to MNYILYDPEDIENFYPFTLTRPLCQMRVFGGTIKEHWEKYLGCSVSVLTRHHLTSVYPTQWDVKENTFINSKYLPIENIENEELFQNFSDRVSLEFVQNKFSEDILPKHIIKSLFSFQSNLDIISQFQSYTTIFKSNIDCSKNILFDDKDGPIYIEKNVTIMPGVMIKGPVHICEGATIKMGAKIYGPTVIGPYCKVGGEVSSSIFLGYSNKAHDGFLGNSIIGEWCNIGAGTSTSNLKNDYGSIKMWNYHLNKFEDSGQQFLGLFMGDHTKCAINTSFNTGTTVGVNCNIFGVGFHRNFINSFSWGGSQGFKKYDFKKAINVAEKVMSRRNHKLTKEYISMLKFVYEM